The genome window TGAAGCTGGAGCGCAATTTTTCGAAAGAGGAAATCATTACCTACTATTTTAATACGGTCGATTTTGGTAGCAATGCGTTTGGCCTGAAAACCGCAGCCCGGACGTTCTTCAATAAAGCACCCGATAGCCTGAATGTTCAGGAAGGGGCCGTGCTGGTTGGTTTACAGAAAGCGACCACGAGCTATAACCCACTTAAGAACCCGAAACGGTCGCAGGAGCGTCGGAACATAGTGCTGGGGCAGATGGCAAAATACGATTACCTGACCAAAAAACAGGCCGACTCTTTGAGCGCAATTCCCCTGGAAACGGACTTTACTCCAGAAAATCCGTACTCCGGACCCGCCAGTTATCTGAAAAATGCGGTTCAGGACTATGTGAAAAAATGGGGCGAAGAAAACGGCTACGACCTGTATACCGATGGGTTACGCATCATTACGACCGTTGACTCACGGATGCAGAAATACGCCGAAGACGCAACGAGCGAGAAAATGAAGCAGTTGCAGCGGACATTCGACAATCACTGGCGTGGCCAGAACCCCTGGACCGACGAAGACGGTAATGAGTTGCCGGGGTTCATTGATTCAGTGGCGCGTCGTACGGAGCGGTACAAAACCCTCAGTCGTCGGTTCATGCCGCTATACCCCGATTCGATCATGTACTACATGAAAAATAAGAAGTACAAGATGCGGGTTTTCAGCTGGACCGAAAAGCGCGGGTACGACTCTACGGAGATGACGCCTTACGATTCCATTGCGTACTATAAACATTTCTTGCAGTCGGGCATGGTCGCTATGGACCCGCATACGGGCTATATTCGGGCATGGGTCGGTGGGCTGGATTACGACTATTTCAAGTACGACCACGTCAAACAGGGGAAACGACAACCCGGCTCAACGTTCAAGCCGTTTGTGTATACGGCTGCCATCGACGATTCACTGGTCAATTTAAGCCCCTGCGATCGGGTTGAAGACCGGCCTTTCCGCAAGGAGTTCATTAATGCCGAAGGGAAAGAAGACATCTGGGAGCCCCGCAACTCAACGGGCTATTACACCTACTCGAACATGACCCTGCGCCGGGCGCTGGCGCGTTCGGTCAACTCAATCACGGCCCAGCTTACGGATCGGGTCACGCCCGAACGGGTGGCTCAGTATGCGCACCGGATGGGCATAAAGAGTCGGCTGGATGCGGTTCCATCGATCGGGCTTGGCTCGTCGGACGTATCGCTTTATGAGCTGGTCGGGGCCTATTGCGCATTCGTCAACGAAGGCGAAGCGATAGAGCCCATGATTGTGCAGCGCATCGAAGATCGGGACGGAAACGTGATCGAAACATTCAAATCGAAGCAGACGCGCGCTATCAGTCCCGAATCCGCTTTTCTGATGCGTTACATGCTACAGGGTGGGCTCCAGGAGTCAGGAGGCACATCGCAGGGATTATGGTCGTACGATATAGGGAAAAACCATAATGAGATGGGCGCGAAAACCGGCACGACGTCGAACAACTCCGATGGCTGGTTCGTGGCAATATCCGACAAACTGGTCGTTGGGGCCTGGGTCGGGGGTGACGATCGCAGCATTCACTTCCGCTCGACAGACCTTGGGGAAGGAGCAAAAACGGCATTGCCGCTGGTAGGCCAGTTCCTGAAAAAAGTGTATGCCGATTCGCGGTTTAAGGATTTGCAGGGACCGTTTCCGAAGCCAGCATTCACCGTCGAGAAAAATTATCTAAACTGCGGCTACTCGGACGAAGAAGAAGATACCGAAGAGTCGGATTCGACCGCAACGGGAGACGTGAGCGATTCGACGTTCGTACCAACGGCTCCGGCTCCTGAACCCACAACTCCCCCGGATACAACAGGCGTTCGACAGGAATAAGTAATTAGCAACAAAAAGGGCCAGAAAACGATTCTGGCCCTTTTTATTGAGTAGCCTAGAGGGCTATGTTCGGGTAGTCAACCTAGTTCCTGCCCGGACGGCCACGTCCGGGCTACTTAACTTACCAGAAATAGGTCAGGCTTAGCCGGGCGAAGAATGGAGTACCGGGCGTGAAGTGAATTTCGTCGACCGGGGCCGATTCACCCTGCAACCGGCTTTCGGTAGCAAACTGCGTTTCTTTCCAGCGGGTGTTTAGCAGGTTTTGTACCGACAGCCCGATGTTGTATCGATGTTTGGTGTAATTGGCTTGTAAGTCCGTGACAAAATAACCGCTTGCCACAATGGAGTTATCTTCATTTGCCGGGCGGTCGCCCATGTATCGGTATCGAATCGA of Spirosoma agri contains these proteins:
- a CDS encoding penicillin-binding protein 1A, which codes for MSEYRERFRAVRHAFGAFRRRIRLRRTEFGEVRRGVGRQLYRQTARLAGEERVSGWVLTYRTYRNQLRSFIHRYIDPDAWYYPYLKYGIQGGLTAALVLGIYVFMLNYNFLYLTGEMPSVEELKNPKLNQSSEIYSQDGVMIGKFYAENRTPIKYENIPKQLINALVATEDVRFYEHGGVDPRAIGRALISFGREGGGSTITQQLAKNLFKTRRKTESGLLTRIPFIRKVIYKSKEWLMALKLERNFSKEEIITYYFNTVDFGSNAFGLKTAARTFFNKAPDSLNVQEGAVLVGLQKATTSYNPLKNPKRSQERRNIVLGQMAKYDYLTKKQADSLSAIPLETDFTPENPYSGPASYLKNAVQDYVKKWGEENGYDLYTDGLRIITTVDSRMQKYAEDATSEKMKQLQRTFDNHWRGQNPWTDEDGNELPGFIDSVARRTERYKTLSRRFMPLYPDSIMYYMKNKKYKMRVFSWTEKRGYDSTEMTPYDSIAYYKHFLQSGMVAMDPHTGYIRAWVGGLDYDYFKYDHVKQGKRQPGSTFKPFVYTAAIDDSLVNLSPCDRVEDRPFRKEFINAEGKEDIWEPRNSTGYYTYSNMTLRRALARSVNSITAQLTDRVTPERVAQYAHRMGIKSRLDAVPSIGLGSSDVSLYELVGAYCAFVNEGEAIEPMIVQRIEDRDGNVIETFKSKQTRAISPESAFLMRYMLQGGLQESGGTSQGLWSYDIGKNHNEMGAKTGTTSNNSDGWFVAISDKLVVGAWVGGDDRSIHFRSTDLGEGAKTALPLVGQFLKKVYADSRFKDLQGPFPKPAFTVEKNYLNCGYSDEEEDTEESDSTATGDVSDSTFVPTAPAPEPTTPPDTTGVRQE